Proteins encoded together in one Marinobacter sp. Arc7-DN-1 window:
- the tyrS gene encoding tyrosine--tRNA ligase: MACTDEALAIIKRGVDELIPEDELVEKLREGRPLRIKAGFDPTAPDLHLGHTVLINKLRQFQDLGHEVIFLIGDFTGMIGDPTGKSATRPPLTEQQVADNAVSYKEQVFKILDPSKTRVVFNSEWMGKMTAADMVKLAGQYTVARMLERDDFTKRYRAEQAIAIHEFLYPLVQGYDSVALEADVELGGTDQKFNLLMGRILQKHYGQSPQAILTMPILEGLDGVQKMSKSLGNYVGVNDSPGEMYTKLLSMPDDLLWRYFELLSFRPLAEVETFRKEVSVGGNPQDYKKLLAEEIITRFHGEEAAKTAHKSAGNRVSLGEIPENLPTIEVSLEGQSGMPMASVLRLAGLVKNGAAARDVLGRGAVFVDGRKFEGDRVFVKGDDCVIQAGKKKIARVLVTA; encoded by the coding sequence ATGGCATGCACTGATGAAGCGTTGGCGATTATCAAGCGCGGAGTAGACGAACTCATTCCGGAAGATGAGTTGGTAGAAAAACTAAGGGAAGGTCGTCCTCTCAGGATTAAGGCCGGCTTCGATCCCACTGCGCCCGATCTTCACCTTGGACACACCGTCCTTATTAACAAGCTTCGTCAGTTTCAGGATCTGGGTCACGAGGTCATCTTCCTGATCGGTGACTTTACTGGGATGATTGGTGATCCGACCGGAAAGAGTGCCACCCGGCCCCCTCTGACAGAGCAACAGGTAGCCGATAACGCGGTCAGCTATAAAGAGCAGGTGTTCAAGATTCTCGATCCATCGAAAACCCGTGTGGTTTTCAACTCCGAGTGGATGGGCAAAATGACCGCGGCCGATATGGTCAAGCTGGCGGGACAGTATACCGTTGCCCGTATGCTTGAGCGCGATGATTTTACCAAGCGCTACCGGGCGGAGCAGGCCATTGCGATCCATGAGTTTCTCTATCCCCTGGTGCAGGGATACGATTCGGTCGCCCTTGAGGCAGACGTTGAATTGGGTGGGACCGATCAGAAGTTCAACTTGCTGATGGGACGGATTCTTCAGAAGCATTATGGTCAGTCTCCCCAGGCGATTCTCACCATGCCTATTCTGGAGGGGCTTGATGGCGTTCAGAAGATGTCCAAGTCCCTTGGAAACTATGTGGGCGTTAATGATTCTCCGGGTGAGATGTACACCAAGCTGTTGTCGATGCCGGATGATCTTCTCTGGCGTTACTTTGAGCTGCTGAGCTTCCGTCCGCTTGCAGAGGTGGAGACGTTCCGGAAGGAAGTGTCGGTGGGGGGCAATCCCCAGGATTATAAAAAGTTGCTGGCGGAAGAGATTATTACCCGCTTCCATGGTGAAGAGGCTGCAAAGACGGCGCACAAGTCAGCTGGGAACCGTGTTTCTCTTGGGGAGATTCCCGAGAACCTGCCGACCATTGAGGTTTCACTTGAAGGTCAGTCCGGGATGCCAATGGCTTCGGTATTGCGTTTGGCAGGCCTGGTAAAGAACGGTGCTGCCGCCCGCGATGTGCTGGGGCGTGGGGCGGTTTTCGTCGATGGTCGGAAATTCGAGGGCGATCGGGTGTTCGTGAAAGGTGACGACTGCGTCATACAGGCGGGAAAGAAGAAGATAGCCCGGGTTTTGGTCACTGCGTAA